The following coding sequences are from one Verrucosispora sp. WMMD573 window:
- a CDS encoding M23 family metallopeptidase, whose amino-acid sequence MVPLTIGRRRAYALLLLVPVLAASGCGTPGTPTDAGPSVVTSPSAAPGPTAAATTGAAPAASAAPDLTDQPAATPRKGLPHIFPVRARKVSYHPTHSAYPGTDLFADCGEPVVAVTDGTIGEVSRRDRYQKSGPQGPYNGGLSVSVIGDDGVRYYGSHLTEIAEDIDAGVRVRAGQRLGTVGRTGNANNVCHLHFGISPPCLGEDGWWIRRGVVWPAPYLDSWRKGGNREPAAEVAAWHRKHGCPRKPPGR is encoded by the coding sequence ATGGTTCCGCTGACGATCGGACGCCGGCGCGCGTACGCCCTGTTGCTGCTCGTGCCGGTGCTCGCGGCGAGCGGCTGCGGCACGCCCGGCACGCCGACGGACGCCGGCCCGAGCGTCGTGACCAGCCCGAGCGCCGCGCCCGGACCGACCGCCGCGGCGACCACCGGCGCAGCGCCCGCGGCCAGCGCGGCGCCCGACCTCACGGACCAGCCGGCGGCGACGCCGCGCAAGGGCCTTCCCCACATCTTTCCGGTACGCGCCAGGAAGGTGTCCTACCACCCGACCCATTCGGCGTACCCGGGGACGGACCTCTTCGCCGACTGTGGTGAGCCGGTCGTCGCGGTAACCGACGGCACGATCGGTGAGGTCAGCCGGCGTGACCGGTACCAGAAGAGCGGTCCGCAGGGGCCTTACAACGGCGGCCTTTCCGTGTCGGTCATCGGTGACGACGGGGTGCGTTACTACGGCTCGCACCTGACCGAGATCGCCGAGGACATCGACGCGGGGGTGCGGGTACGGGCCGGTCAACGGCTCGGCACGGTGGGCCGGACGGGCAACGCCAACAACGTCTGCCATCTGCACTTCGGCATCTCCCCGCCGTGCCTGGGCGAGGATGGCTGGTGGATCCGCCGGGGCGTGGTCTGGCCCGCGCCGTACCTCGACTCGTGGCGCAAGGGCGGCAACCGGGAGCCGGCGGCCGAGGTGGCCGCGTGGCATCGCAAGCACGGCTGCCCGAGGAAGCCGCCCGGGCGCTGA